The window GCGCCAAGGAGAACGCGCTGGTCATCCTGGACGGCTTCAAGCTCGACGCCCCGAAGAGCAAGCAGGCCTTCGACGTGCTGACCAAGCGCCTGAAGCTGGAGAACGCCCTGGTCATCGACGAGAAGGGCAACATCAACCTGCACCGCAGCGTGCGCAACCTGGCTCAGTTCGATGTGCTGCCGCCCGAGGGTATCAACCTCGAGTCCGTGCTCCGCCACAAGCAGCTCGTGCTGACCTCCGCGGCCGCCAAGGCCATCCAGGAGGCCCTGTCATGAAGATCCACGACGTCATCAAGGGTCCGCTCATCACCGAGAAGCTGGACCAGGCCCGCGAGAAGTTCCGCCAGTACTCCTTCATCGTCGACAAGAAGGCGACGAAGGTGGACGTGGCTCGCGCGGTCGAGAGCCTCTTCAAGGTCACCGTCGAGGGCGTTCGCACCAACATCGTCCGCGGCAAGATCAAGCGCGTGGGCAAGAGCATCGGCCAGCGCCCCAACTACAAGAAGGCCGTCGTCACCCTCAAGGAGGGCGACAAGATCGAGCTCTTCGAGGGAGGGACGGCCTAGGCGCACCGCGCTGACCGTCTGAGGAAACCACCATGGGCATCAAGAAGTACAAGCCGACCTCCGCTGCTCGCCGCCTGATGACGGTGTCCGACTTCGCGGACATCACCAAGGACACGCCGGAGAAGAGCCTCACCGAGCCGCTCAAGCGCTCCGGTGGCCGCAACGTCCACGGCCACATCACCCGCCGTCACCAGGGTGGCGGTCACAAGCGCCGCTACCGCGTCATCGACTTCAAGCGTCGTGACAAGGACGGCGTGCCGGCCAAGGTCGCCTCCGTGGAGTACGACCCGAACCGCACCGCCAACATCGCGCTGCTGCACTACGCGGACGGCGAGAAGCGCTACATCCTGGCCCCGGTGGGCCTGGCGGTGGGCGACACGCTGTTCGCCGGCCCCAACGCGGACATCCGGCCGGGCAACTGCCTGCCGCTGCTGAACATCCCGGTGGGTACGGTCATCCACAACGTGGAGCTGAAGCCGGGCCGCGGCGCGCAGATCATCCGCTCGGCCGGCACCTCCGGTCAGCTGATGGCCAAGGAGGACCGCTACGCCCAGGTCCGCCTGCCCTCGGGCGCGGTGCGCAAGGTGCTCATCGAGTGCCGCGCCACCGTCGGCCAGCTCGGCAACATCGAGCATGAGATCATCCGCGTCGGCAAGGCGGGTAAGAGCCGCTGGCTGGGCATCCGGCCCACCGTCCGCGGTCTGGCGATGAACCCGGTCGACCACCCGCACGGTGGCGGTGAGGGTAAGTCCGGCCAGGGTAACCCGCACCCGGTGTCGCCGTGGGGCAAGAAGACCAAGGGCCTCACCACGCGCACCAACAAGCGGACCGACAAGTTCATCGTGAGCAAGCGGCGGCAGGGCCCGCGCAGCCAGTAGCTCGTAAAGGGATTCTGAAATGGCTCGTTCGATCAAGAAGGGACCGTTCGTCGACGATCATCTCCTCAAGAAGGTGGAGGACATGATCAAGACGAACCAGAAGAAGGTCGTGAAGACGTGGTCGCGGCGCTCCACCATCCTGCCGGAGTTCGTCGGGCACACCTTCGCGGTTCACAACGGGAAGAAGTTCATCCCGGTGTTCGTGACGGAGAACATGGTGGGTCACAAGCTCGGCGAGTTCGCGCCGACTCGGACCTTCGGCGGGCACTCGGCGGAGAAGAAGGTCGCCAAGGCCCCCGGTAAGTAATCCGGACCGCTCTAGGAGATGACGATGGAGTCCACTGCACATCTGCGCTACGTCCGCATGTCCCCCCGGAAGCTCTCGACGGTGGCTGCGCTCGTCCGGGGCAAGCCTGTCGAGGCTGCCCTCAACATCCTGAAGTTCACCCCCCGCGCCGCGGCGGCTCCGCTCGGCAAGCTCATCAAGAGCGCCGTGGCCAACGCCACCGACAAGTCCAAGGGCCAGGTCGACGTGGACACGCTCTACGTGAAGACCATCTCCGTGGACCAGGCTCCCACCCAGCGCCGGTACATGCCGCGCGCCATGGGCCGGGCCACGCGCATCAACAAGAAGAGCGCCCACGTTCACGTGGTGCTCGCCGAGGCCAAGAAGTAGCCCTCCGGGCCTTCAATCTTTAAGGAGAAGCACGTTGGGACAGAAAGTTCATCCGATCGGGTTCCGCCTCGGCGTCATCAAGACCTGGGACAGCAAGTGGTTCGAGCACAAGAACTACGCCCAGTGGCTGCATGAGGACATCCGCATCCGCGAGTTCGTGAAGAAGTCGCTCAACCACGCGGGCGTCTCCAAGGTGGAGATCGAGCGCGCGGCCAACAAGGTGAAGGTCAACGTCCACACCGCGCGCCCGGGCATCGTCATCGGCAAGCGCGGCGCGGGCATCGAGACGGTGAAGAAGGACCTGCAGCAGTTCACCAAGAACGAGGTCTTCCTCAACATCGTCGAGGTCCGCAAGGCGGAGACCGACGCGCAGCTGGTGGCCGAGAACATCGCCACCCAGCTCGAGCGCCGCATCGCCTTCCGCCGCGCCATGAAGAAGGCGCTGCAGACGGCCATGAAGTTCGGCGCCAAGGGCATCCGCGTGGCCTGCTCGGGCCGCCTGGGTGGCGCGGAGATGGCGCGCTACGAGTGGTACCGCGAGGGCCGCGTGCCCCTGCACACCCTGCGCGCCGACATCGACTACGGCTTCGCCGAGGCGAAGACCACCTACGGCAAGATTGGCTGCAAGGTCTGGATCTGCCGCGGCGAGGTTCTGCCGGGCAAGGGCGGCCAGGCCCCGATGCCCTCCAACCGCTAGCTCTGAGCTCCCCGGGGCGCCCACGGGTGCCCCTTCGGGGATGAAGGACACCGACGATGCTTCAGCCTGCTCGTACCAAGTTCCGCAAGATGCACAAGGGCCGCACCCCGGGTAAGGCCCACCGTGGCAGCAACCTCACCTATGGTGAGTACGGCCTCATGTCCCTGCAGCCGGGGTGGATCACCTCGCGGCAGATCGAGGCGGCCCGTATCGCGATGACCCGCCACGTGAAGCGCGGCGGCAAGATCTGGATCCGGATCTTCCCGGACAAGCCCATCACGAAGAAGCCCGCCGAGACCCGTATGGGTACCGGTAAGGGAGGCGTGGAGTACTACGTGGCCGTGGTGAAGCCGGGCCGCATCCTCTACGAGATGGAGGGCATGACGGCCGACGTGGCCACCAGCGCGCTCAAGCTCGCGCAGGCGAAGTTGCCTGTGCTCACCAAGATCGTGACCCGCGGCGCGCTGTCACTCTAGCCCCGCGCCCAGGAGACCGAAGATGGCGACTGCCAAGGAACTGAAGGAGTTGTCGGTGGAGGACCTGCAGCGGCGCGCGGATGAGCTGCGCACCACGCTGTTCCAGGACCAGCTGAGCATGCGGACGGGCAATCTGGACAGCCCCTCGCAGCGCACCCAGCACCGCCGCGACCTGGCCCGCGTTCTCACCGTGCTGACGGAGAAGAAGAAGGCTCCGCAGAAGACGGACAAGTAGCTTTCAAGGGCATGCCCCCAGGGGCTGCCGTCACCGGGAAGTCCCGGGGACACTGACTGACAGGCGAGATTCACGATGGCTGAAGAGACCCAGACCACCTCCGCTCCCGAGACCTCCTCCCGCGGCCGTCCCAAGACGCGCGTGGGGATCGTCACCTCGAACAAGATGCAGAAGACGGTGATCGTCACCGTCCAGCGCCGCGCGCCGCACGCCAAGTACGGCAAGATCATGAGCATGCGCGAGAAGTACAAGGCGCACGTCGAGGACCACGACTACCCGAAGAAGATCACCATCAACGAGGGTGACCGCGTGCGCATCGCCGAGACGCGGCCGACCTCGAAGGACAAGCGGTGGCGGGTGGTCGAGGTGATCGAGAAGAGCAAGAACGTCTGAGCCACGTGAGCCCGCCGCCACCTGGCGCGGGCGGCTCGAGCCGCGCGGCTCCGCCCTCGCCGGGCCGGGGCCGCTCGTAGGACCTTAGAGGAGACTTCCAGATGATTCAGATGACGAGCGTGCTCGACGTGGCCGACAACTCGGGCGCCAAGAAGGTGTTCTGCATCAAGGTGCTCGGCGGCTCGAAGCGCAAGTACGCGTCGATCGGCGACGTGATCGTCGTGTCGATCCGCGAGGCGCTGCCGAACTCGAAGGTGAAGAAGGGTGACGTGGCCAAGGCCGTCATCGTTCGCACCAAGGCCGAGGTGGGTCGGCCCGACGGCAGCTACATCAAGTTCGATGGCAACTCGGCGGTCCTCATCAACAAGGACCTGGAGCCCATCGGCACGCGCATCTTCGGGCCGGTCGCCCGTGAGCTCCGCGCCCGCAAGTTCATGAAGATCATCTCGCTCGCGCCCGAGGTTCTGTAGTCCCGGCCAGCAGGCGAGCAGTCAGAGAGGAAGCCATGCAGAAGCTGAAGGTTGGAGACACCGTGCAGGTCATCTCGGGCGCCGAGCGCTCGGAGAAGACCCCGGCGAGCAAGCGCGGCAAGGTGCTGAAGATCGACCGCGAGGCGGGGCGTGTCACGGTGGAGGGGCTGCGGATGGTCAAGCGCCACCTCCGCAAGACGGCCCAGAGCCCCGAGGGCGGCATCGTCGAGAAGGCGGGCACCATCGCCCTGTCGGACATCCAGGTGGTCTGCGCCAAGTGCGACAAGCCGACCCGGGTGGGCATCCGCGCCGAGGGCGACAGCAAGAAGCGGTTCTGCAAGAACTGCGACGCCCTGATTGACTAGGGGTTTGGGTTGGGGCATGTATGCGCGCCCTTTGGCCACCCGGGGCCAGGGGCGAGCAGGCATGCGTACACGAGGGCCCGAAGCACTGGGGCCCTCTCGGTGTTTCTGAGATTCCGGATGAACTGATCGGGGCCGCTGGGTCCATGACGGCGCTCCGAAGCAGAGGACAGGACAATGGCTGACGAGAAGAAGCCTGAGCAGGCTGAGAAGAAGGAAAAGAAGGAAAAGAAGGGCCGCAAGAAGGAAGACGTCAAGAAGGCGGGCTTCGCGGCCAACATCGAGGAGGGCCTCGAGGCGAAGCCGGCGCGGCTGAAGCTGCGCTACCGCAAGGAGGGAGTGCCCGCCCTGATGAAGGAGCTGGGCCTGAAGAACCCCTTCCAGGTGCCGCGGCTCGAGAAGATCGTCGTCAACATGGGTCTGGGAGAGGCGCTCTCCAACAACAAGATCCTGGAGTCGGCGGTGGACCAGCTGGGCGCCATCACCGGTCAGAAGCCGGTCGTGACGCGCGCTCGCAAGTCGATCGCGAACTTCAAGCTGCGCCAGGGCCAGGCCATCGGCTGCGCCGTCACGCTGCGCGGCGACCGGATGTACGAGTTCCTGGACCGCCTCATCTCCGTGGCGCTGCCGCGCGTGCGTGACTTCAAGGGCGTGTCCCCCAAGGCGTTCGACGGGAAGGGCAACTACACGCTCGGCGTGCGCGAGCAGATCATCTTCCCTGAGATCAACTACGACCAGATCGAGAAGGTGAAGGGGCTCAACATCAGCTTCGTCACCACCGCGAAGAACGACGAGCAGGGGCTGGCGCTGATGCGTCACTTCGGCATGCCGTTCCGCCAGTAACTCCCGAGGAATCCAAGCTCCATGGCCAAGCTCTCCAAGATCGCCCAGGCGAAGCGCAAGCCGAAGTTCTCCGTGCGCAAGTACAACCGCTGCCCGCTGTGTGGCCGGCCGCGCGCCTTCCTGCGCAAGTTCCAGATGTGCCGCATCTGCCTGCGCCTGCGCGCGCTGCGCGGTGAGATCACCGGCGTGACCAAGTCGTCCTGGTAGTCGCCGGAAGAGGGTGCCCGGGGCCGCTGTTGCCCGGGGCATCCTGGCGCCACGCCGGCGCCGAAGCCTCAGAGTCGTGCGATCGCGGCGAACCCCCGGGATGGGCCCGGCAGGCGCGGCGGTCGAGTTCGCGGAGGGCCGAGGTGCCCTCCGCACGGAAGGTTGTTCCCCATGAAGCCGGTCAATGATCCCGTCGGCGATATGCTGACCCGCCTGCGCAACGCTTCGCGTGCGCGGCACGACAAGGTCGTCATTCCCCACTCGAAGCTCAAGGTCGAGATCGCTCGCGTCCTCAAGGACGAGGGCTACATCGGGGACTACACCGTCCACGAGCGCAAGCCGCAGAGCGAGATCACCGTCCAGCTGAAGTACGGGCCTGACCGCGCCGGCGCCATCACCGGCATCAAGCGCGTCTCCAAGCCGGGCCTGCGCCGCTACGTCCCCATGCGCGAGATTCCCCGCGTGCTCGGTGGCCTGGGCATCGCCGTGCTCTCCACGTCCAAGGGCATCATGTCGGACGGCGAGGCGCGCAAGCAGAACATCGGCGGCGAGCTGCTCTGCACCGTCTACTAGCCAGTGGCCTGGCGCCGCGACCCGAGAGGGGCGCGAGCCGGGCCGACCTTACGAGGCCATCATGAGTCGCATTGGAAAACTGCCGATCAAGTTGGGCGAGAAGTCGAAGGCGACCGTCGCCGGCACGAAGATCAACTTCGAGGGCCCCAAGGGCAAGCTGTCCGTGAACCTCCCCGCCAAGGTGAAGGTGGAGGTGAAGGACGGCAATGTGGTGGTGACGCGCGTGGATGACTCGCGCGAGGCCAGGAGCCTGCACGGCCTGGCGCGCACCATCCTGGCCAACGCCGCTCAGGGCGTGAGCAAGGGCTTCGAGCGCAAGCTGAGCATCCGCGGCGTCGGTTTCCGCGCCGAGGTGAAGGGCAAGACGATCCAGTTCGCGCTGGGCTTCTCGCACCCGGTGGTGTTCAACCTGCCGGAGGGCGTGACGGCCGAGGTGGACAAGACGCCTCGCACCGAGGAGAGCCTGCCCACGCTGGACCTGACGCTGCGCTCGGCGGACAAGGAGGCCCTGGGGGCCGCCGCCGTGAAGATCCGCGCGCTGCGCCCGCCCGAGCCGTACAAGGGCAAGGGCATCAAGTACGCGGAGGAGAAGGTTCGTCGTAAGGAGGGCAAGACCGGTACGACCTAGTCGTCGTCCGTGCCCTGAACGTTCATCAACCCGGCGAGCGCCTCTGGGGGCTCGCCATCATCCGGAGGCGGAAGGCCTCATCGCCGCCGGAAGGAAAAGGAATCAGCCATGCCGACTGTCGATCCGCGCATCAAGAGGAAGAACCGCATCCGCAAGAAGCTCTCGGGGACCACCGAGCGCCCTCGGCTCACGGTGTACAAGAGCCTCAAGCACATCTACGCCCAGGTGGTGGATGACTCCTCGGGCAAGACGCTCGCCTTCGCCTCCTCGCTCTCCAAGGAGCTCAAGGGGCAGGACGAGGGTGACAAGAAGGCGGATGCCAAGCGCGTGGGCAAGCTCATCGCCGAGAAGTGCAAGGCGGCCAACGTCGAGGCGGTGGTGTTCGACCGCAATGGTTTCCCGTACCAGGGGCGCATCGCCGCCGTGGCTGACGCCGCGCGCGAGGCCGGGCTGAAGTTCTAAGAAATCCGAAAGGAAGCACTCCAAGTGGCAACTCCGATCAATCCGAACGACCTGGACCTCACCGACCGCGTGGTGAACATCAACCGCGTGGCCAAGGTGGTGAAGGGTGGCCGCCGGTTCTCGTTCGCCGCCCTCGTGGTGGTGGGTGACGGCAACGGTCACGTGGGCGTGGGCCTGGGCAAGGCCAACGAGGTTCCCGAGGCCATCCGCAAGGGTGGCGAGAACGCCAAGAAGAACCTGTTCCGCGTGCCGCTGATGGGGCACACGATTCCGCACGAGAGCCTGGGCCACTTCGGCGCCGGGTGGGTGCTGCTCAAGCCGGCCAGCGAGGGTACGGGCGTCATCGCCGGTGGCGCGGTGCGCGCGGTCCTCGAGGCGGCGGGCATCCGCAACATCCTGACCAAGAGCCAGGGCTCGCGCAACCCACACAACGTGCTGAAGGCCACGGTGGCGGGGCTGAAGAAGCTGCGCTCGGCCGAGCAGGTCTCCCGGCTGCGCGGCAAGGACGTGGAGGCCACGAAGCTGGCCGGTGAGGCGAGGACCTAGTCATGGCGCTCAAGGTGAAGCTGGTGAAGAGCTCCGCTGGCTCTTCCAAGGAGATGCTGGACACCATCCGTGGGCTCGGCCTGAAGAAGTTCGGGGACGAGCGGCTGCTGAAGGACACTCCGTCCAACCGCGGCCTGGTGTTCAAGGTGAAGCACCTGGTCTCCAGCGAGACGGTGAGCCAGGAGGCTCCGGCGCCCAAGCGTCGCAAGCCGCGCAAGATCGTCGTCCGTGACCGGGCGCGCGCCCAGGCGGCCAAGAGCTAGCACGGACTGATTCCGCGGGGCCCTGGAAGCGGGGCCGCCGCGCTCGAGGATTTCAAGATGACGACTCTCAACAACCTGAAGCGGCCGAACAACTCGTGGCACCGCAAGAAGCGCGTGGGCCGTGGCCAGGGCTCCGGTCTGGGCAAGACGGCCGGCCGCGGTGGCAAGGGCCAGAAGGCTCGTTCCGGCAACATGCGGTTCGAGGGCTTCGAGGGCGGCCAGAGCCCGCTGCAGCGCCGCCTGCCGAAGTTCGGCTTCATCTCGCCCAACCGCGTCATCTACGCGGTGGTGAACCTGACGGACCTGAACGGGTTCGACGCGGGCACCACGGTGGACGAGGCCGCGCTGAAGGGCAAGGGCCTGGTCAAGGGCCGCTACGACGGCGTGAAGGTGCTGGGCCGTGGCGACCTGGCCAAGAAGCTGACGGTGCGGGTGCACAAGCTCTCCGGGAAGGCCCGGGAGGCCATCGAGAAGGCGGGCGGCGCGGTGGAGGTGCTTCCGCTGGTGGCGCACAAGCCGGAGTCCGCTTCCAAGGCTCACTCGGGCAAGGGCGTCAAGGCCCCCAAGCAGCCGACCGCCTAGTCCAGGCCGGGCGCGCTTCACTTTGGGTGGTGCGCGCCGGTTCGCTTGTGTAGGCTCACGCGCCCCTCTCCTTCGTGGATAGGGGCGCTGTCGTTCTGTCAGGACTTTTTAAAGGGGATGGCTCCCACGTGGCTCTGAACGCCTTCACCAACATCTTCCGCATCGCGGAGCTGCGAAACCGGCTGGCGTACACGCTGGTGCTGCTCTCGGTGTACCGCATCGGCATCTTCATCAACACGCCCGGAGTGGACAGGGCGGCAATGAACGCGTTCATGGACGCCCAGAAGCAGTCGGGTGGCCTGGTCTCGCTGTTCAACCTGTTCTCCGGCGGCGCCCTGGAGCAGATGTCCATCTTCGGCCTGGGCATCATGCCGTACGTGTCCGCCTCCATCATCATGCAGTTGCTGGCGGTGGTCATCCCCAGCCTGGAGCGGCTGCAGAAGGAAGGCGCGGCGGGCCGGCAGAAGATCAACCAGTACACGCGCTACGGCTCCATCGTCCTGTCCGTCATTCAGGGTATCGGCATCTCGCGGTGGCTGGTGTCCCTGGGCCGCAGCGACGGAGGGCAGGGCGGCTTCAACCAGATCGTCGTCCCCGATGACAGCATGTGGTTCACCTTCATGACGGTCATCAGCCTCACCGCCGGCACGGCCTTCATCATGTGGCTGGGCGAGCGCATCACCGAGCGCGGCATCGGCAACGGCATCTCCCTCATCATCTTCGCGGGCATCGTGGCGGGCATGCTGCCGGCCACCAAGACGCTGTTCGACATGTCGGCGCAGGGGGCCATCGAGTCCGCGGCGCTGGTGGCGCTGGCCGTGTTCATGCTCTTCGTCGTCGCGGTGGTGGTGTACGTGGAGCGCGGCATGCGGCGCATCCCCGTGCAGTACGCCAAGCGCATGGCGGGCCGGCGGATGTTCGCGGGCCAGGCCACCTACTTCCCGATGAAGGTGAACAGCGCGGGCGTGATTCCTCCCATCTTCGCCGGCGCGCTGCTGTCCTTCCCGGCCACGCTGGGCACCTGGTTCCCCTTCCTGAACACGTTCCGCCAGGGCCTCGAGGGCAACCCGTGGCTCTACAACGGGCTGTTCGTCCTGCTGGTGGTGTTCTTCGCCTACTTCTACACCGCGCTGACGTTCCGGCCGGATGACGTGGCCGACAACATCAAGAAGCAGGGTGGCTACATCCCCGGCATCCGTCCGGGTCGCCAGACGGCGGACTTCATCGAGCGTGTGCTCAACCGCATCACCTTCGGCGGCGGCGTGTACCTGGCGGCCATCTGCGTCATCCCGTCCGTCATCAGCAACGTGATGGGCGTGAACTTCTCGTTCGGCGGCACGGCGCTCCTCATCGTGGTGGGCGTGGCGCTGGACACGGTGCAGCAGATCGAGGGCCACCTCATCAGCCGCAACTACGAGGGCTTCGCCGGTCCGCGCGGCCCGCGCATCCGCGGCCGTGTGCGGGTGGCGGCCTAGGCACCGGGGTTTCTCCAGGCGCCTCTCTCCGGATGCCGGGGAGGGGCGCCTTGTCGTTCAGGGGTAGTCAGTCGTGCACGGGGGGCGCTTTCGGAGGTTCATCGCATTGGGCTTCCGTGCGTTCCTTCGGAGGAGCTGAGAGGAGCACATGAACCTGATCCTGTTGGGCCCGCCAAACGCGGGGAAGGGTACCCAGGCGAAGAACCTGTTCCGGGACTATCAGATCCCCCAGATCTCCACCGGGGACATCCTCCGCAAGGCCGTGAAGGATGGCACCGAGCTGGGCAAGATCGCGGGGCCGCTGATGGCCGCGGGTGCCTACGTCCCGGATGACATCGTCATCGGGATCGTCGAGGAGCGCCTCAAGCAGCCGGACTGCGCCAACGGCTTCGTGCTGGATGGCTTCCCGCGCACCATCCCCCAGGCGGATGCGCTGGAGCGGATGCTGGCCAAGAACGGCAAGAAGATCGACGCCGTCGTCTCGCTCGAGGTGCCGCACTCCAAGCTCATCGAGCGCGGCTCGGGGCGCCGTTCGTGCCCGGTGGATGGCAGCGTCTACCACGTATACCAGAACCCCCCGAAGCGGGCAGGGTACTGCGACAAGTGCGGCGCCGGGCTCGTCCAGCGCGAGGATGACCACCCCGAGGTCATCGAGAAGCGGCTCCAGAAGTATGACGCCGAGACGTCGCCCCTGAAGGACTACTACGCCAAGAAGGGGCTGCTGAAGAGCATCGATGGCGTGGGCACCACGGACGGCATCTACGCCGAGCTCCGGGGAGCCATCGGCAAGGCCTGAGTGGAGAGCGAGCGGGCTGGCGGGCGCCTCCGAGAGGAGTGACGCCCCCCGGCTCCCGGGTTCTCCCTGGAACAGGTTGAGTCGAAGTCATGAGTTCCGTCGAGATCAAGAGCCCGGACGAGATCGCCCTCATGCGTGAGGCTGGGCGGATCGTGTGTGAGATTCTCGACGAGCTCGAGAAGGCGGTGGCTCCCGGCGTGACGACGTGGGAGCTGGACGCCCTGGCCGAGAAGCTCATCTACGAGAAGGGGGCCAGGCCGGCGTTCAAGGGCTACCTCGGCTTTCCGTGCTGCTTGTGTGCGTCCGTCAACGACGAAGTCGTACACGGCATCCCCTCGAAGAAGCGGAAGCTGGCCGAGGGGGACTTGATGAAGCTGGACTTCGGGGTGGTGTACCGGGGCTTCTTCGGGGACTCGGCGCGCACGGTGCCGGTAGGGAAGGTGAGCCGCGAGGCCCAGGCGCTGATCGACGCCACGCGGGAGTCGCTCCAGAAGGCCATCGCGGCCTCGGTGGTGGGCAACCGGCTCGGCGACATCGGCCACGCGGTGCAGAGCTACGTGGAGGCGCGCGGCTACTCGGTGGCCGAGGGGTTCACCGGCCACGGGATTGGCCGCAAGCTCCACGAGAAGCCCGAGGTGCCCAATGTCGGCGAGCCGGGCTCGGGCATGAAGCTGCGCTCGGGGATGGTGCTGGCCATCGAGCCCATGGTGAACATGGGAACCTCCGAGGTAGGCCTACTGGAGGACGATTGGACGGCGGTGACGCTCGATCACAAGCTTTCCGCGCACTTCGAGCATACGGTGCTGATCACGGACCGTGGCCCCGAGGTGCTCACCCGCAGGTCCTGATGGGGCCTGACGCGGGGTGAAATACGTTGTTAATATGAGGGGTTGATAGAAGTTCGGAGCGAGCGCGACACGGTACTTGCCACTTCGGGACCAAAGTGCTATCCCGCCGCGCTTCCAAGAGTATGGTGGTCCGGAAGAGGGTTTTCGATTGCCGAAGGATGATTCGATCGAAGTTGAGGGGACCGTGATGGAGCCCCTTCCCAACGCGATGTTCCGCGTGGTGCTGGACAACGGCCACAAGGTGCTCGCGCACATCTCCGGCAAGATGCGGATGCACTTCATCCGAATCCTGCCGGGCGACAAGGTCAAGGTCGAGCTCTCGCCCTATGATCTGACTCGCGGCCGGATCACGTACCGCGCGAAGTAGTCGGCCGCCTCCGCCTGGCGGAGGCCTCCCTGCAGGCTTTTCATTCACGAAGGAAGGAAGTAGCGCCATGAAGGTTCGGGCGTCCGTCAAGAAGATCTGCGACAAGTGCAAGGTGATCCGTCGCAAGGGCATCGTGCGCGTGATCTGCGCCTCCAACCCGCGGCACAAGCAGCGCCAGGGCTAACGGCCAGTCCGTTGGCTCCAGACCAACTCAACTAGAAGGAACGAACGATGGCTCGTATCGCCGGTGTCGATCTCCCGCCTGCCAAGCGCGCGGTGATCTCGCTTCAGTACATCTACGGGATCGGCAACAAGACCGCCCATGACATCTGCGCCCACGCGGGGATCGATCTCGCTACGCGGACCAAGGACCTGACCGATGAGCAGGCCCGCAAGATCCGCGAGTACATCGAGGCCAACCTCAAGGTCGAGGGTGATCTCCGGCGCGAGGTGACGATGAACATCAAGCGGCTGATGGACCTGGGTTGCTACCGGGGCCTGCGTCACCGCAAGGGCCTGCCCGTCCGCGGCCAGCGCACCCACACCAACGCCCGTACCCGCAAGGGTCCCAAGCGCGGCATCGTGCGCGCCAAGCCGGCTGCTCCGGCGGGCCGCTAACCCGTTCCCCTACCTGCGCCGGCCCGATGAGGCGCCGGCGTCGATCATCTACTCTCAGGAGCACCCACTCTCATGGCTGAAGAAGTCAACACTCCCGCAGCCGCCCCGGCCGCGACCGAGGGCGGTGAGTCCGCCGCGGCGAAGAAGGCCAAGCGCAAGGGCAAGAAGAACATCCTCAACGGCGTGGTCCACATCCAGTCCACGTTCAACAACACCATCATCACGATCACGGACGTGTCCGGGAACGTGATCTCCTGGTCCTCCGCTGGCGCCCGTGGCTTCAAGGGCAGCCGCAAGTCGACGCCGTTCGCCGCGCAGGTCGCCGCGGGCGATGCCGCCGCCAAGGCCATGGAGCACGGGCTGAAGAACGTGACGGTGCTGGTGAAGGGGCCTGGCGCTGGCCGCGAGTCCGCGCTGCGCGCCCTGGCCGCCGCGGGGCTGAAGATCAACCTCATCCGCGACGTGACGCCCATCCCGCACAACGGCTGCCGTCAGCCGAAGCGTCGCCGCGTCTAATCCTCATCCGGGCCGCCTCGAGAGGGGCGGCCCCAGACCACCTTTCGAAGGAGAAGTTCCTTGGCTCGTTACACCGCCAGCGCCTGCCGCATCTGCCGGCGCGAGAACCTGAAGATGTACCTCAAGGG of the Hyalangium gracile genome contains:
- a CDS encoding 50S ribosomal protein L23, which produces MKIHDVIKGPLITEKLDQAREKFRQYSFIVDKKATKVDVARAVESLFKVTVEGVRTNIVRGKIKRVGKSIGQRPNYKKAVVTLKEGDKIELFEGGTA
- the rplB gene encoding 50S ribosomal protein L2, which gives rise to MGIKKYKPTSAARRLMTVSDFADITKDTPEKSLTEPLKRSGGRNVHGHITRRHQGGGHKRRYRVIDFKRRDKDGVPAKVASVEYDPNRTANIALLHYADGEKRYILAPVGLAVGDTLFAGPNADIRPGNCLPLLNIPVGTVIHNVELKPGRGAQIIRSAGTSGQLMAKEDRYAQVRLPSGAVRKVLIECRATVGQLGNIEHEIIRVGKAGKSRWLGIRPTVRGLAMNPVDHPHGGGEGKSGQGNPHPVSPWGKKTKGLTTRTNKRTDKFIVSKRRQGPRSQ
- the rpsS gene encoding 30S ribosomal protein S19, with amino-acid sequence MARSIKKGPFVDDHLLKKVEDMIKTNQKKVVKTWSRRSTILPEFVGHTFAVHNGKKFIPVFVTENMVGHKLGEFAPTRTFGGHSAEKKVAKAPGK
- the rplV gene encoding 50S ribosomal protein L22; translated protein: MESTAHLRYVRMSPRKLSTVAALVRGKPVEAALNILKFTPRAAAAPLGKLIKSAVANATDKSKGQVDVDTLYVKTISVDQAPTQRRYMPRAMGRATRINKKSAHVHVVLAEAKK
- the rpsC gene encoding 30S ribosomal protein S3, with product MGQKVHPIGFRLGVIKTWDSKWFEHKNYAQWLHEDIRIREFVKKSLNHAGVSKVEIERAANKVKVNVHTARPGIVIGKRGAGIETVKKDLQQFTKNEVFLNIVEVRKAETDAQLVAENIATQLERRIAFRRAMKKALQTAMKFGAKGIRVACSGRLGGAEMARYEWYREGRVPLHTLRADIDYGFAEAKTTYGKIGCKVWICRGEVLPGKGGQAPMPSNR
- the rplP gene encoding 50S ribosomal protein L16; translation: MLQPARTKFRKMHKGRTPGKAHRGSNLTYGEYGLMSLQPGWITSRQIEAARIAMTRHVKRGGKIWIRIFPDKPITKKPAETRMGTGKGGVEYYVAVVKPGRILYEMEGMTADVATSALKLAQAKLPVLTKIVTRGALSL
- the rpmC gene encoding 50S ribosomal protein L29 → MATAKELKELSVEDLQRRADELRTTLFQDQLSMRTGNLDSPSQRTQHRRDLARVLTVLTEKKKAPQKTDK
- the rpsQ gene encoding 30S ribosomal protein S17, whose protein sequence is MAEETQTTSAPETSSRGRPKTRVGIVTSNKMQKTVIVTVQRRAPHAKYGKIMSMREKYKAHVEDHDYPKKITINEGDRVRIAETRPTSKDKRWRVVEVIEKSKNV
- the rplN gene encoding 50S ribosomal protein L14, which gives rise to MIQMTSVLDVADNSGAKKVFCIKVLGGSKRKYASIGDVIVVSIREALPNSKVKKGDVAKAVIVRTKAEVGRPDGSYIKFDGNSAVLINKDLEPIGTRIFGPVARELRARKFMKIISLAPEVL
- the rplX gene encoding 50S ribosomal protein L24; translation: MQKLKVGDTVQVISGAERSEKTPASKRGKVLKIDREAGRVTVEGLRMVKRHLRKTAQSPEGGIVEKAGTIALSDIQVVCAKCDKPTRVGIRAEGDSKKRFCKNCDALID
- the rplE gene encoding 50S ribosomal protein L5, translating into MADEKKPEQAEKKEKKEKKGRKKEDVKKAGFAANIEEGLEAKPARLKLRYRKEGVPALMKELGLKNPFQVPRLEKIVVNMGLGEALSNNKILESAVDQLGAITGQKPVVTRARKSIANFKLRQGQAIGCAVTLRGDRMYEFLDRLISVALPRVRDFKGVSPKAFDGKGNYTLGVREQIIFPEINYDQIEKVKGLNISFVTTAKNDEQGLALMRHFGMPFRQ
- a CDS encoding type Z 30S ribosomal protein S14 → MAKLSKIAQAKRKPKFSVRKYNRCPLCGRPRAFLRKFQMCRICLRLRALRGEITGVTKSSW
- the rpsH gene encoding 30S ribosomal protein S8; the encoded protein is MKPVNDPVGDMLTRLRNASRARHDKVVIPHSKLKVEIARVLKDEGYIGDYTVHERKPQSEITVQLKYGPDRAGAITGIKRVSKPGLRRYVPMREIPRVLGGLGIAVLSTSKGIMSDGEARKQNIGGELLCTVY